A genome region from Meiothermus cerbereus DSM 11376 includes the following:
- a CDS encoding DUF2939 domain-containing protein, producing MNTESQEKSTPTPRKPLLFLAVLAGLLLLLAYAWFSPYLTLRGIQQSIQRNDPSALERYIDFPRVRESLKADLNRMLVEQARQDQTGFGALGLLFVAPLIDQLVSVLVTPEGLASIGTGQEPQKGDLEAVRDWRLKREGFSRALLHPKDNPSEGLLMERRGLNWKVVRLQVNTLPK from the coding sequence ATGAACACCGAAAGCCAAGAAAAATCCACCCCCACCCCCAGGAAGCCGCTTCTCTTTTTGGCCGTATTGGCTGGATTGTTACTGCTGCTGGCTTACGCCTGGTTTTCGCCCTACCTGACGCTTAGGGGCATCCAGCAGTCCATCCAGCGCAACGACCCTTCGGCGCTCGAGCGCTACATTGATTTTCCCCGTGTGCGTGAAAGCCTCAAGGCTGACCTAAACCGCATGTTGGTAGAGCAGGCCAGACAAGACCAGACCGGATTTGGGGCGCTGGGTCTGCTGTTTGTGGCCCCGCTGATAGATCAGTTGGTAAGCGTGCTAGTCACCCCCGAAGGCCTGGCCAGCATCGGCACCGGCCAGGAGCCGCAGAAGGGCGACCTCGAGGCGGTTCGTGACTGGCGCCTCAAGCGAGAGGGATTTTCCCGAGCTTTGCTGCATCCCAAAGATAACCCTAGCGAGGGGCTCCTGATGGAACGACGGGGCCTGAACTGGAAAGTTGTACGGCTACAGGTCAACACCCTGCCCAAATAG
- the cas7e gene encoding type I-E CRISPR-associated protein Cas7/Cse4/CasC yields MKHLLEIHILQNFAPSNLNRDDTGSPKDAIFGGVRRGRISSQCLKRAAREYVRNHPNGLPQEVLALRTKRLVQVLVDQLEAKGRNKEEARRKVEQALGGMGLKVVDEDKTQYLLFLGKQEIAKIADLIHQHWDGLVAPQAEEEGAKKKAKDAKKAAKEAVSVEIKKALGSVLDGGKALDVALFGRMLADLPEKNQDAACQVAHAISTHAVEREFDFYTAVDDLKPDDNSGADMIGTVEFNSACFYRYVAIDLEKLRENLQGDTGLMLKGLEAFLKATVKAKPSGKQNSFAAHNDPEYVLFTVRQEADPRNLANAFEKPVRPNRNLSLTAMSAVRLEQKWRWLEACYGEAGKTFRLNAPEIDEADFRRNDKDENQRVGEPVTDLKTLIEKTLEAVREQMGV; encoded by the coding sequence ATGAAACACCTGCTCGAGATCCACATCCTGCAAAACTTCGCCCCCAGCAACCTCAACCGCGACGATACCGGTTCTCCCAAGGACGCCATTTTTGGCGGGGTGCGCCGCGGACGCATCAGCAGCCAGTGCCTCAAGCGGGCTGCACGGGAGTACGTGCGCAACCATCCCAACGGCCTGCCCCAGGAGGTGCTGGCTTTGCGCACCAAGCGGCTGGTGCAGGTCTTGGTAGATCAGCTCGAGGCCAAGGGCAGGAACAAGGAGGAAGCCCGCCGGAAGGTGGAGCAGGCCCTGGGCGGTATGGGCCTAAAGGTCGTTGATGAGGACAAAACCCAGTACCTGCTGTTTTTGGGCAAACAGGAGATAGCCAAAATCGCTGATCTCATCCACCAGCACTGGGATGGCCTGGTGGCCCCCCAGGCTGAGGAAGAGGGAGCCAAAAAGAAAGCCAAAGACGCCAAGAAAGCCGCCAAGGAGGCTGTCTCCGTCGAAATCAAAAAGGCTCTGGGCAGCGTGCTGGATGGCGGCAAGGCCTTGGACGTGGCCCTGTTCGGGCGCATGCTGGCCGACCTTCCCGAGAAGAACCAGGATGCCGCCTGCCAGGTGGCCCACGCCATCTCCACCCACGCGGTGGAGCGCGAGTTCGATTTTTACACCGCGGTGGACGACCTTAAGCCCGACGATAACTCGGGAGCCGACATGATCGGCACGGTGGAGTTCAACTCAGCTTGCTTTTACCGTTATGTCGCCATAGACCTCGAGAAGCTCCGCGAGAACCTCCAGGGCGACACCGGGCTGATGCTCAAGGGCCTCGAGGCCTTCCTGAAAGCAACCGTCAAGGCCAAACCCAGCGGCAAGCAAAATAGCTTCGCTGCCCACAACGATCCGGAGTACGTTTTGTTCACCGTGCGCCAGGAGGCCGACCCGCGCAACCTGGCTAATGCTTTCGAAAAACCGGTGCGTCCCAACCGTAATCTGTCGCTCACGGCAATGTCTGCGGTCAGGCTCGAGCAGAAGTGGCGCTGGCTCGAGGCCTGCTACGGTGAGGCCGGAAAAACCTTCCGCCTCAATGCCCCAGAGATAGACGAGGCCGACTTTAGGCGCAACGACAAAGACGAAAACCAACGTGTGGGCGAGCCGGTGACGGATCTAAAAACCCTGATTGAAAAAACCCTGGAAGCCGTGCGCGAGCAGATGGGGGT